In Erigeron canadensis isolate Cc75 chromosome 1, C_canadensis_v1, whole genome shotgun sequence, a single window of DNA contains:
- the LOC122586059 gene encoding 60S ribosomal export protein NMD3-like: MDVEAGMFTVQQTMGSVACCKCGISMTPNAANMCVRCLRSEVHITEDLEKQVTIIHCPECVSYLQPPRTWIKALLESKQLLTFCVRRLKNLSKLKLIHAEFIWTEPHSKRLKVKLRVQKEVLNGAVLEQAHFVEYVVVNQMCNSCSRGQANPDQWVASVQLRQHVSHRRTFYYLEQLILKHDAAVRAIGIKQTDQGIDFYFNSRSHAVKFVDFVGKVAPVKSRHDKRLVSHDQHNNIFNYKYTFSVEICPICREDLVCLPPKLVNSLGNLGPLVICTKVSNSIALIDPSNLRHCYLDAEQYFRVSFKSLLTSKRLVEYVVLDVDLLCSEVNLGGSKYALAEVQVARVSDFGKNDTMFTVKTHLGHLLNVGDYALGYDLYSTNNNDMELDKYKGLVLPEVILVKKSYEETKQKKRGKPRSWKLKTLNVEVDLSSTRGRVDEEKMNAEYEDFLEDLEENPDMRSNISLYKNKEYRPSEMASVIDDDDTPGVPLEELLGDLEIKDEDLKDNGTRE, encoded by the coding sequence ATGGATGTAGAAGCAGGTATGTTTACGGTTCAGCAAACCATGGGAAGTGTTGCATGTTGCAAATGCGGCATCAGCATGACTCCAAATGCTGCCAACATGTGTGTCAGATGCCTTCGTTCCGAAGTACACATTACAGAAGATTTAGAAAAACAGGTGACCATTATTCACTGTCCTGAATGTGTTAGCTACTTGCAACCCCCAAGAACTTGGATCAAAGCACTACTAGAATCCAAACAGCTCTTGACTTTCTGTGTCAGACGCCTCAAGAATCTGAGTAAATTGAAGTTGATACATGCGGAGTTCATCTGGACTGAGCCTCATTCGAAAAGACTCAAAGTTAAGCTGCGAGTGCAAAAAGAAGTTCTAAATGGTGCGGTTCTTGAACAAGCTCATTTTGTTGAGTATGTCGTTGTTAATCAAATGTGTAACTCGTGTTCTCGAGGTCAAGCTAACCCTGATCAGTGGGTGGCTTCAGTACAGCTAAGACAACATGTATCTCACCGAAGAACTTTTTATTACTTGGAACAACTTATCCTAAAACATGACGCAGCGGTTCGAGCCATTGGGATTAAGCAAACGGATCAAGGGATTGATTTCTATTTTAACAGCCGTAGTCATGCTGTTAAATTTGTTGACTTTGTGGGAAAGGTTGCTCCAGTTAAGAGCCGTCATGACAAACGACTGGTGTCACATGACCAGCATAACAATATTTTCAACTATAAATACACTTTCTCTGTTGAAATTTGCCCTATTTGTCGTGAAGATCTGGTTTGTCTCCCTCCAAAACTAGTTAATAGTCTGGGAAATTTGGGCCCACTTGTGATATGCACAAAAGTAAGCAACAGTATTGCCTTAATAGACCCATCAAATCTAAGGCATTGTTATCTTGATGCTGAGCAATATTTTAGGGTGTCGTTTAAATCATTGCTTACCTCTAAGCGGCTTGTTGAGTATGTAGTTTTGGATGTTGACTTGCTTTGCTCTGAAGTCAATTTGGGTGGGTCTAAGTATGCTTTGGCTGAGGTTCAGGTGGCCCGTGTGTCAGATTTTGGCAAGAATGATACGATGTTCACTGTGAAGACACATTTAGGCCATCTTTTGAATGTGGGTGATTATGCTCTTGGTTATGATTTGTATTCTACTAACAATAATGATATGGAACTTGACAAGTACAAAGGTTTAGTCCTTCCAGAAGTGATTTTGGTAAAGAAAAGTTATGAGGAAACGAAACAAAAGAAGCGTGGCAAGCCTCGATCTTGGAAGTTGAAAACTCTTAATGTGGAGGTTGATTTGAGTTCTACAAGAGGCAGAGTtgatgaagaaaagatgaatGCAGAGTATGAAGATTTCTTGGAAGATTTAGAAGAGAACCCTGATATGAGATCTAACATATCACTATACAAGAATAAAGAGTACCGGCCATCAGAGATGGCATCTGTGATCGATGATGATGATACACCTGGTGTGCCTTTGGAGGAATTGCTTGGTGATCTTGAAATAAAGGATGAAGATCTTAAAGACAATGGCACGAGGGAGTAG